A DNA window from Parabacteroides johnsonii DSM 18315 contains the following coding sequences:
- a CDS encoding SusC/RagA family TonB-linked outer membrane protein has translation MKNNKMAKICLLSLLPSISVLASENYITDPATSLRGKSDSAVPTRLQQNGKTITGVVQDALGPIAGANIIVKGTTNGNITDMDGKFTLENVPANATLVISYIGFTPQEIRVGNQTTFNITLQEDSEALDEVVVVGYGVMKKKDLTGAVSQLSSSSMKDLKVSHPTEAMAGKLAGVQVQQVGGQPGQAATIRVRGSGSITASSAPLYVVDGYPLGEQNLNAINPNDIESIEVLKDASAAAIYGSRAANGVVLVTTKSGKTGKVSVSLDIYAGFQNVTKKMDLMNAQEFVEFSREAFNNNYISKVPGASASDPLSMRPSGNRYRYPAIYDDAAYIASLGAGTDWQDEIFRTSPVQNYQLTVTGGDEKTKYMFSAGYFNQQGVVINSDYERFSARAKIDSELNSWLKMGVNLAPTYMNANKTTQGHWASDGVINAALATSPVVPVYNEDGTWASQSMYAVASDGLTGVPNAVALTHIHNYDTDLRLFSNGYIELSLLKNLKLKSTIGADIREYRGEYFRPATIPNNGNVAPLPSTERKATEKSTEVINWLNENTITYFESWGKHELDAVAGVTAQKNIYRYTEATGSDFPNDKIQTLNNATVKSSKSERKTWTLLSYLARVNYRYNNKYYLTASIRADGSSRFGKNNRYGYFPSGSVAWRLSQEDFLKDVKWLSDMKIRASYGITGNNNIGDYASIGIMENANYVLGTGTGNIVNGAAQKSFSNADLTWEKTRQTDLGFEISVLDSRLSLSLDLYYRKTTDLLMNVDIPTITGFDKAMQNIGKMRNKGLEITISGTPFRGKDFTWDATGNISVNRNKVLALGPTGDPIFSDGGAGTTHVTMVGQPIGAFYGYKMLGVFKTKEELESYPHLADTQVGDVMFEDVNGDQKIDADDRTIIGNNMPDFTWGMTHSFTYKNFDASISLQGVVGNEVLHLGRRFYTQGEGNQNQLKEMMGRWQSESNPGNGWIPRANSQPTGQNNAISSRWVENGSFLRINNLTVGYTLPEAFTKKCSIQRARVYVSTQNLLTITSYSGYNPETSFKEDNVTAPGTDYGMYPLYRTCTFGINVTF, from the coding sequence ATGAAAAATAACAAAATGGCAAAAATTTGCCTGCTTTCTCTTTTGCCCAGCATCAGTGTTCTGGCAAGTGAGAACTACATCACAGACCCTGCAACGAGCCTGCGGGGAAAATCGGACTCGGCAGTTCCTACACGTTTGCAACAAAACGGAAAGACCATCACAGGAGTCGTACAAGACGCACTCGGTCCTATAGCCGGAGCCAACATTATCGTAAAAGGAACGACAAACGGGAACATTACGGACATGGATGGTAAATTCACGCTTGAGAATGTGCCCGCAAACGCTACTCTCGTTATCTCCTACATCGGATTTACTCCACAGGAAATACGCGTAGGGAATCAGACCACCTTTAACATTACTCTCCAGGAAGATTCCGAAGCACTGGACGAAGTTGTAGTAGTCGGCTACGGTGTCATGAAGAAAAAAGACTTGACAGGAGCCGTTTCACAATTGAGCAGCAGTTCGATGAAAGACCTCAAAGTGTCGCATCCGACAGAAGCGATGGCCGGAAAACTGGCCGGTGTACAGGTACAACAAGTCGGAGGGCAACCAGGGCAAGCGGCCACAATCCGTGTGCGCGGGTCCGGCTCCATCACGGCATCCAGCGCCCCGTTGTATGTTGTCGACGGATATCCGCTGGGAGAACAAAACTTGAATGCGATCAACCCGAATGATATCGAATCTATCGAAGTATTGAAAGATGCTTCGGCAGCCGCCATCTACGGTTCGCGTGCAGCCAACGGGGTCGTATTGGTCACAACCAAGTCGGGAAAGACTGGCAAGGTCAGCGTAAGCTTGGATATCTATGCAGGTTTCCAGAACGTAACAAAGAAGATGGACCTGATGAACGCACAAGAATTTGTCGAATTCAGCCGGGAAGCCTTCAATAACAACTACATCAGCAAGGTTCCTGGAGCATCTGCCAGCGATCCGCTGAGTATGCGTCCGTCCGGAAACCGTTATCGTTACCCTGCTATCTACGACGATGCCGCCTATATTGCTTCTTTAGGTGCCGGAACGGATTGGCAGGACGAAATTTTCCGCACTTCGCCCGTACAGAACTATCAGTTGACAGTAACAGGTGGCGACGAAAAGACCAAATATATGTTCTCTGCCGGCTATTTCAACCAGCAGGGTGTCGTTATCAACAGTGATTATGAACGATTCTCGGCAAGAGCCAAAATCGACAGCGAACTGAACAGTTGGCTGAAGATGGGTGTTAATCTGGCTCCAACCTATATGAACGCGAACAAGACGACCCAAGGCCATTGGGCAAGTGATGGTGTCATCAACGCAGCTTTGGCGACATCTCCCGTAGTACCTGTATATAATGAAGACGGTACATGGGCTTCACAGTCCATGTACGCCGTCGCTAGCGACGGATTGACCGGTGTACCGAATGCTGTGGCCTTGACACATATCCACAACTACGACACAGATCTCCGCCTGTTCAGTAACGGTTACATCGAACTTTCCTTGTTGAAAAACCTGAAACTGAAATCCACCATCGGTGCCGATATCCGCGAATACAGAGGCGAATACTTCCGTCCGGCAACCATTCCTAACAACGGTAACGTGGCTCCTCTCCCTTCAACGGAAAGAAAAGCGACAGAGAAGTCGACCGAAGTTATCAACTGGCTGAACGAAAATACAATTACTTATTTCGAATCGTGGGGTAAGCACGAACTCGACGCTGTTGCCGGTGTCACTGCACAGAAAAACATCTACCGCTACACAGAGGCTACGGGTTCCGATTTCCCGAATGATAAAATCCAGACACTCAACAATGCAACAGTAAAAAGCAGCAAGTCAGAACGCAAGACCTGGACATTGCTCTCCTATCTGGCACGTGTCAACTACCGTTATAACAACAAATACTACCTGACCGCATCCATCCGTGCGGACGGTTCTTCCCGTTTCGGCAAAAACAACCGCTACGGTTATTTTCCTTCCGGATCAGTAGCATGGCGTCTGTCTCAGGAAGACTTTCTGAAAGATGTAAAATGGTTGTCGGACATGAAGATCCGTGCAAGCTATGGTATCACAGGTAACAATAATATCGGTGATTATGCGTCGATCGGTATCATGGAAAATGCTAACTATGTATTGGGAACGGGTACGGGTAATATCGTAAACGGTGCAGCCCAAAAGAGCTTCTCCAACGCTGACCTGACTTGGGAAAAGACACGCCAGACCGACCTCGGTTTCGAAATCTCCGTTTTAGACAGCCGTCTGTCTTTGTCTCTGGACCTGTACTATCGTAAGACTACCGATCTGTTGATGAACGTCGACATCCCGACAATCACCGGATTTGATAAAGCCATGCAAAATATCGGAAAAATGCGTAACAAAGGTCTTGAAATCACTATTAGCGGTACTCCGTTCAGAGGTAAAGACTTTACTTGGGATGCAACCGGAAATATCTCTGTCAATCGCAACAAAGTATTGGCTTTAGGACCGACAGGAGACCCGATCTTCAGCGATGGCGGTGCCGGAACAACTCATGTTACGATGGTAGGTCAGCCGATCGGTGCTTTCTACGGATATAAGATGCTGGGAGTCTTCAAAACGAAAGAAGAACTGGAATCATATCCTCATCTGGCCGACACGCAGGTGGGTGACGTCATGTTCGAAGATGTCAACGGAGATCAGAAAATCGATGCTGACGACCGTACGATCATCGGTAACAATATGCCGGACTTCACTTGGGGTATGACACACTCTTTCACCTACAAAAACTTCGATGCCAGCATCTCCCTGCAAGGGGTTGTCGGAAATGAAGTGCTACACTTGGGTAGACGCTTCTACACACAGGGCGAAGGTAACCAGAATCAGCTGAAAGAGATGATGGGACGCTGGCAGTCAGAATCAAACCCAGGTAACGGATGGATTCCGAGAGCCAACTCACAGCCGACCGGACAGAACAACGCCATTTCTTCCCGCTGGGTGGAAAACGGTTCTTTCCTCCGTATAAACAACCTGACTGTAGGTTATACGTTGCCAGAAGCATTCACCAAGAAATGCAGTATCCAACGTGCACGCGTATATGTTTCTACACAGAACCTACTGACGATCACAAGTTATAGCGGCTACAACCCGGAAACAAGTTTCAAGGAAGACAACGTCACAGCTCCCGGTACCGACTACGGTATGTACCCGCTGTATCGCACCTGTACTTTCGGTATTAACGTAACCTTTTAA
- a CDS encoding glycoside hydrolase family 2 codes for MMKYFYSFLFLIGSLLASGQTTDVKYLSGKGSDDAVEWDFFCTGGRKSGEWNKIKVPSCWEMEGYGTFNYGHDKPKADESGLYKTTFEVPATWKGKRIFIVFEGSMTDTEIKVNGKQAGTPHQGAFYRFKREITKLVHMNKENLLEVKVNKMSSNASINEAERQCDFWVFGGIFRPVYLEAVPNNFIEYTAIDARQHGELNADIFIDKKLSGIKAEIEIKDIQDQTMGKITSASINEKTGKISLSGKIDNIKPWSAEDPQLYTAIITLRQKDKVLHTITDRIGFRTVEVKPKDGVYINGVKMRFKGVNRHSHWPTTGRTTNKQLSINDVKLMKEMNMNAVRMSHYPPDKHFLEVCDSLGMYVIDELCAWQYPPYDTEVGTILVGEMLKRDLNRPSIIFWANGNEGGFNFDLDPLFPQYDPQKRAVLHPWALSGNINTVHYIKYNSGIGNMFHGRDIFMPTEILHGLYDGGHGAGLDDYWNLMLSNPLSAGMFLWDFTDQAVVREDKNGFYDTDKDHGADGIVGPYREKEGSFFTIKEIWSPIHLPKRYLTPGWDGRFEIENRYAFTNANACNYTYRLSKINSLAQKAIQSVSGKITSPDIRPGERGYLQLELPSGWQEYDFLYVTVKDRYNQELFTWSYEIGTPDRLANRLLPQEGSVPTVKESIDNWYFSAAGTEVTFDKQNGLLRSVTSGGKAIPLNNGPVLISNQDIICKSVEYKQVEGNPQLIATYTSRNGKNTVYTFTWTMLPSGIVELDYNYRPQDMVKMAGITFDFPEKEIAGATLLANGPYRVYNNRMKGGSLDIWDKKYNNTITGESWDYPEFKGYYSLFYGMKLDCPTPFEVYSGKEDITLHLFTPAVQEQYDPKRNHTIADYPEGNISFMNAIPAVGTKFGKAEDFGPQSQPHRTRGNGPENNVSGKLYFRF; via the coding sequence ATGATGAAATATTTTTATTCTTTTTTATTTTTAATAGGTAGCCTGTTAGCAAGCGGGCAGACCACTGATGTAAAATACCTGTCAGGGAAAGGGTCGGACGATGCGGTCGAATGGGACTTCTTCTGTACCGGTGGCAGGAAAAGCGGGGAATGGAATAAGATCAAGGTTCCCTCCTGCTGGGAAATGGAAGGATACGGAACCTTCAACTACGGACATGACAAGCCGAAAGCTGACGAATCCGGATTGTATAAAACAACATTCGAAGTGCCGGCGACATGGAAAGGCAAACGTATCTTTATCGTTTTCGAAGGTTCCATGACCGATACGGAAATTAAGGTAAACGGAAAACAGGCAGGTACTCCCCATCAGGGAGCTTTCTACCGATTCAAGCGGGAGATAACCAAACTGGTCCATATGAACAAAGAAAACCTTTTGGAAGTCAAAGTGAATAAAATGTCGTCTAATGCCAGTATCAACGAAGCGGAACGGCAATGTGATTTCTGGGTATTCGGAGGCATCTTCCGTCCGGTTTACCTCGAAGCTGTTCCTAACAACTTCATCGAATATACGGCGATCGACGCTCGGCAACATGGCGAACTGAACGCAGATATATTTATAGACAAGAAACTTTCCGGCATAAAAGCGGAAATAGAGATCAAAGATATCCAGGACCAGACGATGGGGAAAATCACATCTGCTTCCATAAACGAAAAAACAGGAAAAATATCCCTATCTGGCAAAATCGACAATATCAAACCCTGGTCAGCCGAAGACCCACAATTGTACACCGCCATAATCACCCTTCGCCAGAAAGACAAAGTACTGCATACCATAACCGACCGGATCGGGTTCCGTACAGTCGAAGTGAAACCGAAAGACGGTGTCTATATCAACGGTGTGAAAATGCGCTTTAAAGGGGTGAACCGCCACTCTCACTGGCCCACTACGGGACGAACGACGAACAAGCAGCTTAGTATTAACGACGTCAAGCTGATGAAAGAAATGAACATGAATGCAGTCCGCATGTCACACTATCCACCTGACAAACATTTTCTGGAAGTTTGCGACTCTCTGGGGATGTATGTGATCGACGAACTGTGCGCTTGGCAATATCCTCCTTATGACACGGAAGTCGGGACCATTCTAGTCGGAGAAATGCTGAAACGGGATCTCAACCGTCCGTCTATCATTTTCTGGGCAAACGGGAATGAGGGAGGCTTCAATTTTGACCTCGACCCACTATTTCCACAATATGATCCGCAAAAACGAGCTGTCCTGCATCCTTGGGCGTTATCGGGAAATATCAATACGGTACATTACATCAAATATAATTCCGGAATCGGCAATATGTTCCACGGAAGGGATATCTTCATGCCGACAGAAATCCTGCACGGATTATACGACGGTGGACACGGAGCCGGACTCGACGACTACTGGAACCTGATGCTCTCCAATCCGCTTTCAGCCGGCATGTTCCTTTGGGACTTTACGGACCAGGCAGTTGTTCGCGAAGATAAAAACGGATTCTACGATACCGACAAAGATCATGGAGCCGACGGTATCGTAGGTCCATATCGCGAAAAAGAAGGTAGCTTCTTTACAATCAAAGAAATATGGTCGCCGATCCATCTGCCGAAACGCTATCTCACACCGGGATGGGATGGCCGTTTCGAAATAGAAAACAGATATGCGTTCACAAATGCGAACGCTTGTAACTACACATACCGGCTGTCTAAAATCAACTCGCTTGCACAAAAGGCCATACAATCGGTTTCTGGCAAGATCACTTCTCCTGATATCCGTCCGGGAGAAAGAGGGTATTTGCAACTTGAACTTCCCTCCGGCTGGCAGGAATACGACTTTCTATATGTTACGGTAAAAGACCGTTACAACCAAGAGTTATTTACCTGGAGCTACGAGATCGGCACACCCGACCGTCTTGCCAACCGTCTGCTGCCACAGGAAGGTAGCGTACCGACTGTAAAAGAAAGCATCGATAACTGGTATTTTTCGGCTGCCGGTACGGAGGTAACGTTCGACAAACAAAACGGCCTGCTCCGGTCAGTCACTTCCGGAGGTAAAGCAATCCCGTTGAACAATGGGCCGGTACTGATATCCAATCAAGATATTATTTGTAAATCAGTAGAATATAAGCAAGTGGAAGGAAATCCTCAACTGATTGCCACTTATACGTCCCGAAACGGAAAAAATACAGTCTACACATTCACCTGGACCATGCTCCCTTCCGGCATCGTAGAACTGGATTACAATTACCGCCCCCAGGACATGGTCAAGATGGCGGGTATCACGTTCGATTTCCCAGAAAAGGAGATCGCCGGAGCCACTTTGCTCGCCAACGGACCATACCGTGTATATAACAACCGGATGAAAGGCGGTTCGCTGGATATCTGGGATAAGAAGTATAACAACACTATCACTGGTGAAAGCTGGGATTATCCGGAATTTAAAGGATATTATTCTTTGTTTTATGGAATGAAGCTCGATTGTCCCACTCCATTCGAAGTCTACAGCGGGAAAGAAGATATCACCTTGCACCTCTTTACCCCAGCCGTACAAGAACAATACGATCCGAAACGTAACCACACGATTGCCGACTATCCGGAAGGAAATATATCTTTCATGAATGCAATTCCGGCTGTCGGAACCAAATTCGGAAAAGCGGAAGATTTCGGCCCCCAATCTCAACCGCATCGTACCAGAGGAAACGGACCGGAAAATAATGTCAGTGGAAAATTGTATTTCCGCTTCTAA
- a CDS encoding GH92 family glycosyl hydrolase — translation MKSWIILLSTLCLFSCNQQESKFEKYVDPLIGTDIRIVQGKDKNSTEERGQIMPAVGVPHGMTNWVAQTQATEQKCHPPYYYFQDAIQGFRASHWMNGSCTQDYGSVTIMPLCNKLETDPVKRSSSFDHTQEIATPSYYSVDLNDYGIHAELTGLSRAGIMQFSFEQDGDHYIVIEPNSDEGVAFVEVDPEKKEITGYNPVHRIYQGYGKEAGFSGHFVIQLNEEIADYGVWDSTTITSGRKSARGQKHAVGAWVKLASDKPGKTLVKVATSFTSIDNARKNLACEIPGWDFNEVRQTSSDTWNQTLGQIAVKGNNEEEKVKFYSALYNAHFLPRTFSDVDGSYPKFDGGGQIMKMDHGTYYCDFSQWDTYRAVHPLFSILNPSRNGDMAHSLVLKGQQGGWLPIFPSWNSYTAAMIGDHCIAMIGDAIIKDAPGFDYEEAYTLMRKNAFEANPDSGSYRDGKGRRAMESYLKYNYVPLEDQVMEAFHRREQVSRTLEYAYDDFVLSQVAKKLGKTDDYKALIKRAENYRNVIDPETGYARGRHANGTWIEPFDPFASTSFICEGTPYHYTWYAPQDIAGLIRHMGGKERFINRLDTFFEGDYYWHGNEPGHHIAYLFAYAGEPWKTQKWVHDIINREYFTTPDGLSGNDDAGQMSSWLVFSMVGFYPVCPGMPYYVIGSPSFEESVITLENGKKFTIEAKGASEKNIYIQSATLNGQPYDKSYILHKDIMNGGILSFVMGDAPNKEWASATGSLPPSLGL, via the coding sequence ATGAAAAGCTGGATAATTTTATTAAGTACGTTGTGTTTATTCTCATGTAACCAACAGGAAAGCAAATTTGAAAAATATGTAGATCCGCTGATCGGTACGGATATCCGCATTGTACAGGGGAAAGACAAGAACTCGACGGAAGAACGTGGACAAATCATGCCCGCTGTCGGAGTTCCGCATGGTATGACCAACTGGGTGGCACAGACACAGGCGACCGAACAGAAATGCCATCCTCCTTACTATTATTTCCAAGACGCGATCCAAGGATTCCGGGCCAGCCACTGGATGAACGGCTCCTGTACACAAGACTACGGAAGTGTCACGATCATGCCGCTCTGTAATAAGCTCGAAACAGACCCGGTCAAACGCTCCTCCTCTTTCGACCATACTCAAGAGATAGCTACTCCCTCCTATTATTCAGTTGACTTGAACGACTATGGCATCCATGCCGAACTGACCGGACTCTCCCGTGCCGGCATTATGCAATTCAGCTTCGAACAGGATGGTGACCACTATATCGTGATCGAGCCCAACAGCGATGAAGGTGTCGCCTTCGTCGAGGTCGATCCTGAGAAAAAAGAAATTACCGGTTACAACCCCGTACACCGCATCTACCAGGGATACGGCAAGGAAGCCGGATTCAGCGGACATTTCGTAATCCAGCTGAATGAAGAAATTGCCGACTATGGCGTTTGGGACAGCACCACGATCACATCCGGACGGAAATCGGCAAGAGGGCAAAAACATGCTGTCGGAGCTTGGGTAAAACTGGCTTCCGATAAGCCGGGAAAGACATTGGTCAAGGTAGCCACCTCTTTCACGAGCATCGACAACGCCCGCAAGAACCTGGCCTGCGAAATCCCGGGATGGGACTTCAACGAAGTACGGCAAACTTCATCCGACACCTGGAACCAAACTTTGGGGCAAATCGCTGTAAAAGGGAACAATGAAGAAGAAAAGGTAAAATTCTATTCGGCTCTCTACAACGCACACTTCCTGCCCCGCACATTCAGTGACGTGGACGGCTCTTATCCGAAATTCGACGGTGGCGGACAGATTATGAAGATGGATCACGGAACCTACTATTGCGACTTCTCGCAATGGGATACCTATCGTGCGGTCCACCCTCTATTCTCCATCCTCAACCCTTCCCGCAACGGAGATATGGCACATTCACTCGTATTGAAAGGACAGCAGGGCGGCTGGTTACCCATCTTCCCATCCTGGAACAGCTACACGGCTGCCATGATCGGTGACCATTGCATCGCCATGATCGGAGACGCCATCATCAAAGATGCTCCGGGCTTCGACTATGAAGAAGCTTACACGCTGATGCGCAAAAATGCCTTCGAGGCCAATCCGGACTCCGGCAGCTATCGCGACGGGAAAGGCCGCCGGGCAATGGAGTCTTACCTGAAATACAACTACGTGCCGTTAGAGGATCAAGTAATGGAAGCATTCCACCGCCGTGAACAAGTCTCCCGCACACTGGAATATGCCTATGATGATTTTGTCCTTTCACAGGTTGCCAAGAAGTTAGGCAAGACAGACGATTATAAAGCGCTCATCAAACGGGCGGAAAACTACCGGAACGTAATCGACCCCGAAACCGGCTACGCCCGTGGACGCCATGCCAACGGAACCTGGATCGAGCCCTTCGACCCGTTTGCCTCCACTTCGTTTATCTGTGAAGGGACTCCTTACCATTACACCTGGTATGCTCCCCAGGACATAGCTGGGCTGATCCGACATATGGGCGGAAAAGAACGCTTCATCAACCGCCTAGATACTTTCTTCGAAGGAGATTATTACTGGCATGGCAACGAACCGGGACACCACATCGCCTATCTTTTCGCTTATGCCGGCGAACCCTGGAAGACCCAAAAATGGGTGCATGACATCATCAACCGCGAGTATTTCACTACTCCCGACGGACTTTCCGGCAATGACGATGCCGGCCAGATGTCATCCTGGCTGGTTTTCAGCATGGTTGGCTTCTATCCGGTCTGTCCGGGCATGCCCTACTATGTGATCGGTAGCCCGTCATTCGAAGAAAGTGTTATCACACTTGAAAACGGCAAGAAATTCACAATCGAAGCCAAAGGGGCATCGGAAAAGAATATCTACATTCAGTCGGCTACCCTTAACGGTCAGCCATACGACAAGAGCTACATCCTCCACAAAGACATCATGAACGGAGGCATCCTTTCGTTCGTCATGGGAGATGCCCCTAACAAGGAATGGGCCTCAGCTACCGGATCGCTTCCACCTTCACTCGGTTTATAA
- a CDS encoding RagB/SusD family nutrient uptake outer membrane protein yields MKLKYNLIAIALLGFSFSSCSDFLEQNPQTDLSENDFYKTADDILSAVNGAYSSLQEGDIYGNWYVFGEIPSDNTRNQLSGSVTTQNEFDQFYIDTQNSMIASFWKAAYKVINRTNTVLGRIDGIEINAELANRYKLECKFIRALMYFNLVRVYGDVPLVLKEISISESYDILREPKENVYNQIIADLKEAQGLPVSYSTAEDGRATQGAAKALLADVYMTLHKYAEAETILAEIINSGRYSLLENTPGSLNIDGYKNVFSPVNHNSKEGIFEIQFLKGGYGEGSNYANNFAPENSGTNVVAVGGTGGNNIPEMDIYNAYEEGDLRRDFSMSLGYYDNRKNNEWVESRYVCKFMDVPYQNNDASNNYPVIRYADVILMYAEALNQNGKTAEACKYLNMTRRRGFGYQTTETSPVDLQTTDKAQFALMVEQERRVELAFENHRWFDLIRTGRAVEVMKSKGFSLNETNLICPIPQKQIDVNPKLTQNDYKIESRN; encoded by the coding sequence ATGAAACTAAAATATAATCTGATCGCAATAGCTCTTCTGGGATTCAGCTTCTCATCTTGCAGCGACTTCCTGGAACAGAATCCGCAAACGGATTTAAGTGAAAACGATTTCTATAAAACAGCCGACGATATTCTTTCGGCAGTAAACGGAGCCTACTCTTCTCTACAAGAAGGTGATATCTATGGTAACTGGTATGTTTTCGGAGAAATTCCCTCCGACAATACCCGCAACCAGCTCTCCGGTTCGGTAACCACTCAGAACGAGTTCGACCAGTTCTATATCGACACGCAGAACAGTATGATCGCCAGTTTCTGGAAAGCAGCCTACAAAGTTATTAACCGTACCAATACTGTCTTAGGCCGCATCGACGGAATCGAGATCAATGCCGAACTGGCAAACCGGTACAAACTGGAATGCAAATTTATCCGTGCCCTGATGTATTTCAACCTGGTCCGTGTCTACGGCGATGTGCCTCTGGTACTGAAAGAGATCAGCATCTCGGAATCTTACGACATCCTGCGCGAACCGAAAGAAAATGTTTACAACCAGATCATCGCCGACTTGAAAGAGGCACAAGGTCTTCCTGTTTCCTATTCGACAGCCGAAGACGGGCGTGCCACCCAGGGAGCAGCCAAAGCATTACTGGCAGACGTCTACATGACTTTGCACAAATATGCAGAAGCGGAAACGATCCTGGCCGAAATTATTAACAGTGGACGGTACAGCTTGTTGGAAAATACGCCGGGTAGCCTGAACATCGACGGTTACAAAAACGTGTTCAGCCCGGTTAACCACAACAGCAAGGAAGGTATCTTCGAAATCCAGTTCCTGAAAGGTGGCTATGGCGAAGGCTCCAACTATGCCAATAACTTTGCACCTGAAAACTCAGGAACAAATGTAGTGGCAGTCGGCGGTACAGGTGGTAATAATATCCCGGAAATGGACATTTACAATGCTTATGAGGAAGGCGACCTCCGTCGTGATTTCTCCATGTCCTTAGGATATTACGATAACCGTAAGAACAACGAATGGGTGGAATCCCGCTATGTTTGCAAGTTTATGGACGTTCCATACCAGAACAATGATGCCAGCAACAACTATCCGGTGATCCGCTATGCGGATGTGATCCTGATGTATGCCGAAGCCCTAAACCAGAACGGAAAAACGGCAGAAGCCTGCAAATATCTGAATATGACACGCCGTCGTGGTTTCGGTTATCAGACGACAGAGACCAGCCCGGTCGACCTGCAGACAACCGACAAGGCTCAGTTCGCTCTGATGGTAGAACAGGAGCGCCGCGTGGAACTGGCATTCGAAAACCATCGCTGGTTTGACCTGATTCGTACCGGACGCGCAGTCGAAGTGATGAAAAGTAAAGGATTCTCACTGAACGAGACTAACCTGATCTGCCCGATTCCGCAAAAGCAGATCGATGTCAATCCGAAACTGACGCAGAACGACTACAAGATCGAATCTCGAAATTAA